tATGGAGTCAAGGTTATGTTATATTCTTAACACGTAACTTATTTATTACATTGTCACTTTATAGATTTTTCCCCACCCATGTTTTTGTAGATCATAGAAAAATTTCTTTAAGGTCATGTTATACTTCCAAGCTCCAAGTTTCATGCACCCATCTCAACTATGGAATTGAACCAATCCTaaatataagtaaaattttataaagtGAGGGACAACTAAATCCAGAAGTAATAAAGCTTATACCAGTTACCTCGTTATAGGCTAGCCGAGGATATGGAAAGAACATAGCTAGAACAGAAGCAACAACTCCAAGGGCCGTACTTGATGCCATATGAATTAGGTGCTTAATGATTCCAGTCTGTGCGCCATGAATCACAACCCCAACATACACAATCACAATCTGCCCAAACGCAATTCGTTTAGACATCAAGTGTGTAGACTCCGGCAACGCCACCACAAACGTACAAAGAGCCACTCCCACTGCTGCTAAGCTATTAGTGAACCGAGCAGGACCAACTAGCCATAAGCTTGGTATAGAAAGAATCGTAACCTGAATTGTAGCATAGATAGCATGCCAAAAACTTCTTAGGGTGTCACCAAGTGTCGCGTCTGATACGATTAAGATAGTTGTCAAATAAGAGAAAGCTGGATAAGCTAGTAAGCGTTGGAGAGTTTCTGGACCATAGAGGGTGGTGCAGCCAACTATGGAGCAAGCTAGAACGGTCCTTAACGCTGAGCAAAGACGCACGCGCCACAGtaaatgggttgggttcatTGAGTAAAAATGGGTGGCAACAATCGTGTGATGTCCAGAGCTGGGAAAAGGGTTTTGTAGTAGAGAAATGACGTATTGGTCTTTTATGGGAGAAAGAAACCTTGCCAGAAAGTCAGCAGTAATTACTAGTTTCGtggaaaattgaaattaaatatagTATCTATAGAAGGAATATAATCCGAGCTAGTTACTGGATCTTTCAAAGTTATTCTAGAATGTTGGAGGTGCTGCCATGCGAGCCACTATATATGGCAGGTAGACATACGTTTGCGACTTGGCGGAGTAAATTAGAAGTGGAGTGACCCTTGCGTATCAAGTTTTTCCTCTGGTGTTTGATAAGTGATTGGATAATACATAACAAAGCATCAAATTTGACAATACACAAAAAATCGTCAGCCAATTGTCCAAACTTGTAAGAAGACTTGAAGAATTAAACGCATATGGAGTGCACTAGTGTGGTGCTTGCCAAAGACTCTGTAATGGTTGTTAAGTCTTGGGCTGTCCACCATTTGTCTATACTCGACAAATTTGCTCAATCTGATGCCATCTAACCCAAAAACTATCTAATCCAAGCAATGGTTAGGTCGACGACAGGTCATTGGTGCAAGGAACCAAAGAGATTGGTTTGAGTTGCGGCCTGGCCATCTAAGAAACCAACGAATGCAACCCACTGACGACTGGTTCTTTCTTCATGACAAATTGCGAAATTTGGATAAAAAATTCAGTAAGTTTTAACTCTTTCTCTgcaaatttaagaaaatctcAGCCAGATTCAGCATCTCTACCCCTGCCACAAACCTTACTCCGGTCAACACCCACTTAACACCCAATGAGACTCAATCCGAAGCTCCTTCACTATCGACTGCGAGTTTTGATCTTCCCCATCCAAAATGGTCAGGTCAATtacgggttgggcacaaacccgactcGAATCGACCAGTGGACACCCCTAGTTAAGttagaaaataacaataatatccGAGAACTTTAAAAGTGTGAAAGTCAAGAAATTATGCATGTAACTTGGAATGGAGGAAGCATGGTGCTTATATAGTGGTCTAGGGCTGACCACGTTCCCAAAAATTTAGGCACTTCCCTTGTAGGGAGCGTAATGGAAGGAGTGGAGTTAATGGCACCAAGATCTTTAGGTTCAACTTCCCATACTTAGTGGATATGAATCTATAGGAAGATCTTTTGGCATAGTGTGCAATAATTCTCGTATGTGGGTAAGTATAGAATGAAGTTCATGTATCACTTTAAGGATTTTAGTGTCCTCATTTGTCCATCCGTATGGGTGTCAAATGAATGAATCTGGTTGGACGACTCACATCGATGAATTGAACTTGCGATGGTTCAGCTAGCTACTCAATCAAACATGTCAGATGAGTAGCACATGTTGGACAAGTCTACTTGTCGGACGGTTCTAGCATAAATATTCCCTATCAAAATTCTTGAAAATTCTTGAAAGGACAAGGCAAGATTGGAGGTTGGAGCATACGAGTTCTACttgtatttaattaatattaatttattattttttatggggtATAGAAATGTATTATTAGTAGTACAATTGCTACCGTGTACTCTTGGTGCagtagtcactccacaagtataaatgctggTGGGATATGAGGGGTAAGGGCtaaggttcaagtctccaagaggaaactttacatacatatacatttaaattaagttaaagtagaatttttatcttatatttaaagtagaatttttatcttatattaaaaaataatcagtACAATTATTGGACTAAAACCTtaaaaactcattaaaaaagtGGAACCTCAAAGTTAATTAAGTTATTAACGATTTATATACATAATAGTCAGATAGTATAAAATGGCCAATGAAGCGCTAGATTGGCAGTTCAGAgcatataaattatacattttatttGATAGATCAGTTagcataatataaaaattaagtattCATTATTCTCCATTATTAATTTGGATAGAATCTAATCCATCGAATATTTATTGCTTTACTGCGTCGGATTTATTAGCCATTGAATAAAGTCATGCTGAATtgatccttaaaaaaataataaaataaaattcagtGTTAATAGTTAATACTTGTGTCCTCATACGGAGGGTAGGCCATTGGCCTTCATATGTGAGCTTTACCTAAATGCCACCATTATGGGGGAATGTTTGTTCATGTTTTAGACTCTGTgatttcaaaaattgtaagaGTTAACCAACACTCTAAATGAGTGAGATGAGTAAACATAGTGGAATCCGCAGATCAAACTATTCCACCTGGAATCCTATTATCATCAATCATCAATGAATTAGAATGCTTTTTTGACAGCATGACTTGTGATGCCTATTATTCAATTACGGAGTCTAGCCTCCaggaaaattccaaagaacTTGTAGAAGGAATCAGTTCTACCTCTTTTCTTTGCAAATGGTACACTGCTTGGACAACAAAATATGAGAAGAACATTAAAAGTTGAACCATATGCCCTGGACAATGCTAACCTCTAATTTTGGAAAAGAATCTTCTTTATTTTAACTGGGTTCATTTTACGGttcataataaatattacaaatcttAAAACATAAAGACTGTTACGTCATTCTAATCTTACGGGGGTGACGACAAAGATCCTAAGAGGACTCCATGTCTGCGATCTGtcaaaaaagtcatttaaaatgaaaacaaaaaggtGACGAAGTAAAAAGGCTACAGTTGTTATAACATTGCTGTATGCATTAAGCTAGGGCTGGGGATAATTGGAGTCATAGAATTCGGGAATAACATTGAAATTTTGACTACACAAGTCATGAAAGTGGAGCGAAAGAAACAACTCATTTCCTTCCTTCACGTCCAATctaagaatatatttttttaccttaCCTTTAggtaaagaacaaaaaattcaGACTTAAAATCACCTGTCGAGAGAGGAAACTCCCTCTCCCAAAGAGAACAAGCCTTTGTAAAAGAAAGTTATTCGAGACAAGTGCACCTTTCATAGTTTATTGTGACTGATCAATTTGATTAGGCTTGTGCAATATAATAGTTCCTCAGGTTAATTAGACTAAGGCCTCATTTGAGAGGAAGGAATGGAAttgaatggaaaggaatgaaaaaaaaaaatattttagaatattattcccttcccttgtttgaaagttttaatggagggaattgAAAACTCAtttccttgtttgggagtttaagtggaaGGGAATAGAATGGGTAGAAGGGAACACCCATTCCTCCCTATTTCcttaaaaccttaaattttcatttccccTGAAATTAGGAGAAATGAGAGgaaatgaaattatatttaatgatttttttactaaaactcccaaaatatccatatttatttaatcatttattttaaaatagggatctaataataatattgtcataaaataatttcatttcatttcttccATGTTTCTCCcaaaacaagattacttacattccattcattttcatttctttattttaaaacatccaattaaggttatttaattccattttattccattcttttcccttacttaaatataTTCCATTCGTTTCCATTtccttatgatcattccattccattcccttatgaactctcAAATGGAGACTAAGGCCTAATTTAGgaagagagaatgaaatggaatgaaaagaataattttagaatattcttccattctttttcatttcctttCATTCCTTTATTTAAGAGTTTAAGtaagagggaatgaaatgggtaGAATGAaatactcattcctctctattcccttaaaatctcaaatttccaTTCCCCCCGAAATTAGGAGAAATGGGAgggaataaaattaaatttactgaattttttactaaaactctcaaaatacccctatatattcaacccttttattttaaaatagaggtccaatagtaatattattataaaataattccatttcattccctctatgttactttcaaacaagattacttacattccattcattttcatttattcccattcatttattttaaaacatccaattaagggttacttaattccatttcattccattcttttctattAATTTCCTTTACTTAATACATTCTATTCCTTTCCATTAACTTATaatcattccatttcattctcttataAACTCTCAAATGAAGCTAAaagaaatttgatatttatttatcaaaaaacagACAGTTAGTCAGTCTGTCTACCATATAAGATAGTCATGAGAAAATGTGTGGTAAATGTTGTGGTCCTAGAATAACAGGCATGTATTTGGGCTGAATAGTGTATCTTATCCATGAATGATTGAAGGATAGAACAATTCTGTATAAGCTAACAGTTGGCCAAGTTATAAGATATGTTGCAGCCCTCATCTCATGCACGCGGCCTCATGATTGTAGTCATAGGCATAGCAAACCCACTCAAAGAATTGCCCACGGTGGTGGTTCTatcaatatataatatatcatgTATGCAAAGCATTAACTTTACAggaaatttcattcaaatttacATGGTTTGTGGGATTTTCCCATTTGACTAGttcttttacttctttcttGATTTCCATCGTTTCTCTTATCAAACAACCAATGCAGAAGCTCAGGCCAGTCAAACATAGAACTATTTGGCTCTTAAGCTTCTCCTCAATTGCCTTAGCATAAATCTTGTCAGCTTCTTCATTCAAGTGTCGAAGAAAAGAACTCATAATGTTTTTAACCTCTTCTTCATCTGTACCAAAGAGCTGGAACGCATTTACATTTGGTGAATTTCCCAACTCAATGTCTTGAGACATGACTTTCTTTTGCAACTCTTTCTCCAATGCTGCAAGGGACTTGATTGAAGTCGCCTTTTCAAGGTGTTTCAATGAAGAGCCAACTCTTTCCTTGAATAGCTCTAGATCATCATTCATGCGTTCTTGGAGTTCATTAAAATCAAGTGCAAATCTTCTTGATACTTGTGAGAGGAACTCTATTTTATAAGTCACGAAACTTGTAAGGTCCAACATCTTTGACAAAGATTCTAGGAGCTTACCATAGCAAGGACCATGAAAAGGCAAGAACCAGAAATCAGGCTCCAAACCTGCCTCTGAAATGAACTTTTCCAAATCATTGAAATGAGTTTTCAGTTTGTTCTGCTTTTCTCTCAATGCCTGCAAAGTGGAAGCTGGCATGTTCTTCTGGTTAGAGCAAAGAACTATGCTGTTGATCCAATCTTGAAGTGCCCCCAAGGTCCTTGAAAGTTCAGTTTTGGCCAGAGTTGCTGCTCTTGCAGGATTCAAAAGAATCTCTACTATGAGGAAACAAATTAATCCAATGCATGCCTCTGAAATTCTAGCAATTGCAAACTCACTTGGACTGGTATAATTTGTCCTACCCAAGATTGATAATGCCGCTATAACTGCTGAAATTCCACCAGCTTGGCCATACATTCTGCTATGCATTAGAAAATTGGTGAAAATAATCCAAGGTAGCATTGCTAAGAACCTTAAATCCTCAAATCTTTGGAAAATATAGCAACATAGGATTCCATAGACTGATCCCATTGCTGTGCCTTGTGCTCGAGCATTTGCAACTGTAAACGTGGCTTGTCGTCCTGTTACAAAACTGATAGCAATCGTGAGTCCCGACCAATATCCATTTTCCTTGTTGTACATCAAACCGAATAGCACAGCAAGACCTAGAGAAAGTGAACACTTAAAAGCAAAAACCAAACTCTGGCTTGTAGGAAATATGTCAAGAGTGCTCCAGGTCCTATTGAAGCTACCCATTGCTTGATTTTGTGAATCAATATATTCTTCAGTGTCAATATTCTGAGTGTATTCCAAAGCACACTCAGGGACTTGAGCAATTGGTAAGTCATCCAAGAGCAATTCTAGAGAATACAAGAAGAAGAATGCTGACAAATTTTCTTGGGTTATGGATATGTTTCGGAACTTCCCAAGGTACATGTCTAAAAATTGTTCCTTTGTCTCTAAAAGAGTTATTGTTGCATCAATGGGCATAGAGCACTTAGCTCGCTCAAATTTTTGGCCTATTTGTACTTTCAAACTTCCCAAAACTTCTCTGAGCTCTTCATCCATCATGCTGCCAATACAGGAAGCTGTGCTACAATTTAAGGCCATTTCCATCCCTCTTATTGGTAATTCCATGTGTTGCAATTTCTCTCCAAGGTTAATGTAACGGGTTTTTAAGAATTTCGTCTGAGGTCTTTCCCACCGCAAGACGTCCTGCTCACAAAGAATTTAGTGACTTCAGTTAGTTTGATAGCAAGGGGAAGGAGAATTTGAATCCTGGATGTTTTCATTCAAAACACTAAAAAGTGCAAGTTGAGTTATAAGGCTCTTGACAATGACTTCAGCTTATTGGATTAGCTAAGCTCAGCTGAGCAATAGTATAGATGTGAATGTTAGCTtaccatatattttttgatactTTGAAGAAGTTTGTTTCCTGCTTTGGAAAGGGACATAGCTTGGGAAATCAGGTCACGTGCAGTTGTGTTGTCTTGGGCAGAAATGGCATCGATGAAGTAATTTAATCTCTCAAAAGCATTTTCAGCATATAATTGGCATGTTTTTCGTAACTGCAAAACGTAAGAGTCATTAGTTATGATTGGTAAAGTATATGGTGGAACGCAAAAAGTGAGACAGAGAATTTGTATCCGTATTTCATTTTCACAATCCACATATGAACTCACAAAATGTCTCATAACTTGCCCTATTGCCCATGGTCATGGACATACTTCTCTCTAGGCAGTCCCGTAGCATAATAGCTTGTAGAAGTCATATGACCTTATAATAATggaggaagaataaaaaaaaatatatatatatatatatatatatttatgagagCCAACTTGGGCGCTTCTCTGCATGGTGGGTTGGATTTTAGATCTTCCCAATCCCAGCAAGCATAATGCATATTCATGATTCATGATTAGTGTTACCGACTGCATATAAAGAACCTGTGAATTGGCACAAGCCCTCACTTTATCATATGCTTCATgctctccttttttttattttagatgcGCTAAAATATGTCTAGATAGTGTACAATATGCcttctaggatttttttttttttttttttcccctcttactttgttcttttaagttttaactaagcttgttgaaaaaaaaataataataaaaaaaataaaactaagcTTGTTTTGGAGAAGAGAAAGGAACAGattgaaagaaatttttaaggaatgttccatatatatatatatatatatatgcattcaCATGCTTCATGCTCTCCTTTATAATTTCAAGACGcactaaaaatatttatatcttAATGTATAATGCCCTTCTAAGTTCTAAGATTCGGTTTTCTCATGCTCTTATCTTGTTCTTTTAGCTTAATTCGTTTGGAAGTTTAGTTGgaatatattaaaagaatagGAGAGAATACTCATTGAATTTCATTCTCTTAATTTCCTTGTAAACATTCCGAAATACACTTCCTTTATACAtgcaattttaattttattcatattcttaaaaaaaaaaactaaaaaaaaggcgttttttaagaggaaaaaaaaagttaagcaAAAAGTGAAGGGCATAATtgtaaagttataattttttttttcccatttttcatTCCTTGTTTTATAAACtctaaaaataatagaaaaacttaccatatatatatattttttcatttcattccattattatataatctatccattttattctcttctctttttaaaaCTTGGAAGCATAATACTGACCAAGATCTGCCTTTAAGGAGACCAAAAATCTTcgtaaataaaaattaaaaaaaaaaaaattacttatgcCAGCATGCAGCCAGAGAATGAATAATGCACAATGCATCAGAACCCCATGGTCATGGCCAACTTGAATGGTTATTAAACTGATGCTTCAAGACAAATCtaaaaagatatttgtttgttctaTTTGGGTaaatgcaataaataaataaataaaaattgttcaataAGAGGCAAaagcgctttttttttttttttggtactctAACTTTGGTGCCAAATTAGCCAGTTATGTAGCTAGGACCTGCTTAATTTGCTCTGGTTGGTTTAACTGTCAATTTCAAGTCCaaatcaggttttttttttttttaaataccagaaaatacaaaaaaattccaGTAAGTCAAAGGATATTCCAATGATCTTTCATCTAGTAGTTCTCTAATTAAGTATTGACGTGCATGGTATTTGAAAAGCTCGCCCTAATTGAGAAAGTATTAAATCTTCATGGGCTCCGTTGAATGTTTTAATTAAGGGTGTACTTTCAACCCATCAACCTAATGAAACTGACCCAACTGAGCATGacattttggtttaattttttgtgaGTTGAGTCAGATGGGTTGACAAAAAAACTATatgaattattataatttaatgaaaaacaatTGGCTTAAAtagttgatgaattttttttataagagatGAAACATTTAAGTCCAATCCAACTTAACCCAACTGGTTAAGTTGGTTAAGTCTG
The DNA window shown above is from Quercus lobata isolate SW786 chromosome 7, ValleyOak3.0 Primary Assembly, whole genome shotgun sequence and carries:
- the LOC115954148 gene encoding uncharacterized protein LOC115954148, coding for MSSTEPRTGRTRAVWRVRLGSALRTILACTIVGCTTLYSPASVKHFLRYPAFSYVTTILIVSDATLGDALRGCWHALFATIQALLPSMLCLWVIGPARFTNELAALAAATNAFLVALPESTHLMCKRIASGQIVIVYVGAAINGAKARAITHPIHVASSTALGVLASLLAMLLPYPHLAFYELRKTCQLYAENAFERLNYFIDAISAQDNTTARDLISQAMSLSKAGNKLLQSIKKYMDVLRWERPQTKFLKTRYINLGEKLQHMELPIRGMEMALNCSTASCIGSMMDEELREVLGSLKVQIGQKFERAKCSMPIDATITLLETKEQFLDMYLGKFRNISITQENLSAFFFLYSLELLLDDLPIAQVPECALEYTQNIDTEEYIDSQNQAMGSFNRTWSTLDIFPTSQSLVFAFKCSLSLGLAVLFGLMYNKENGYWSGLTIAISFVTGRQATFTVANARAQGTAMGSVYGILCCYIFQRFEDLRFLAMLPWIIFTNFLMHSRMYGQAGGISAVIAALSILGRTNYTSPSEFAIARISEACIGLICFLIVEILLNPARAATLAKTELSRTLGALQDWINSIVLCSNQKNMPASTLQALREKQNKLKTHFNDLEKFISEAGLEPDFWFLPFHGPCYGKLLESLSKMLDLTSFVTYKIEFLSQVSRRFALDFNELQERMNDDLELFKERVGSSLKHLEKATSIKSLAALEKELQKKVMSQDIELGNSPNVNAFQLFGTDEEEVKNIMSSFLRHLNEEADKIYAKAIEEKLKSQIVLCLTGLSFCIGCLIRETMEIKKEVKELVKWENPTNHVNLNEISCKVNALHT